The Mangifera indica cultivar Alphonso chromosome 8, CATAS_Mindica_2.1, whole genome shotgun sequence genome has a window encoding:
- the LOC123223774 gene encoding GTP cyclohydrolase 1-like isoform X2 has translation MGALDEGHFHVELENGVKLSGLELGFEQEPETRTIEDAVKILLQGLGEDVNREGLKKTPLRVAKALYEGTRGYRQNVKDIVQGALFPEVGLDNGIGHAGGVGGLVIVRDLDLFSYCESCLLPFQVKCHVGYVPSGQRVLGLSKLSRVADIFGKRLQDPQRLADEVCSALYHWIKPAGVAILLQCLHLHFPNLESAFQYTDHQGWVKAQVCSGTGVFEDQDADVWSDFLSLLRFRGVNVDKTDVKDYTEIGWCPSQALLTAKISSKLEPVNQGMVAAVTSILSSLGEDPSRQELLGTPSRFVKWLMNFQNTNLETKLNGFPCGRLDILKPTGELSCNMEHIHSELGLPFWSQCEHHLLPFYGVVHIGFFSSEGFSPIGKPLLQSVVHFYGFKLQVQERLTRQIAQTVSPLLGGDVMVVVEASHTCMISRGIEKFGSSTATIAVLGRFSTDPAARAMFLQSIPKTTLGG, from the exons ATGGGTGCTTTGGATGAGGGGCATTTCCACGTGGAGCTTGAGAATGGGGTGAAACTGAGTGGCCTCGAGCTTGGTTTTGAGCAAGAACCTGAGACTCGCACTATTGAAGATGCTGTCAAAATTCTCCTGCAGGGCTTAGGTGAAGATGTCAATAGAGAAGGTCTCAAAAAGACCCCTCTTCGCGTCGCTAAGGCTCTCTATGAAGGAACAAGAG GTTACAGACAAAATGTGAAAGACATTGTTCAAGGTGCTTTGTTCCCTGAAGTAGGTTTAGATAATGGAATTGGTCATGCAGGAGGAGTAGGTGGGCTTGTGATTGTTCGGGATCTTGACCTCTTTTCTTACTGTGAATCTTGTTTGCTTCCATTCCAAGTTAAGTGTCATGTTGGTTATGTGCCCTCTGGTCAACGGGTTCTGGGATTGAGCAAGCTCTCCAGAGTAGCTGATATCTTTGGAAAACGGCTCCAAGACCCACAGCGTCTTGCAGATGAAGTGTGTTCAGCTTTGTACCATTGGATCAAGCCAGCTGGTGTTGCTATCTTACTGCAATGCTTACACCTCCATTTCCCAAATCTGGAGTCAGCCTTTCAGTACACTGATCACCAAGGTTGGGTGAAGGCACAGGTTTGTTCAGGTACTGGTGTTTTTGAAGATCAAGATGCAGATGTTTGGAGTGATTTTTTGAGCCTCCTGAGATTCAGAGGAGTAAATGTGGATAAAACTGATGTGAAAGACTATACTGAAATAGGTTGGTGTCCATCCCAAGCTCTGTTAACTGCAAAAATTTCTTCTAAGCTAGAACCAGTCAACCAAGGAATGGTTGCTGCAGTTACTTCAATTCTCAGTTCTCTGGGGGAAGATCCATCAAGGCAAGAACTTTTAGGAACTCCTAGTCGTTTTGTGAAGTGGTTGATGAACTTTCAGAACACAAATCTGGAGACGAAGTTGAATGGTTTTCCTTGTGGGAGACTTGATATTCTTAAACCCACTGGAGAACTCAGTTGCAATATGGAGCATATACATTCTGAGCTTGGCTTACCATTTTGGTCTCAATGTGAGCATCATTTACTTCCTTTTTATGGCGTCGTACATATTGGGTTCTTCAGTTCCGAAGGATTTAGTCCAATTGGAAAACCCCTTTTACAGTCAGTAGTACATTTTTATGGTTTCAAACTTCAAGTACAGGAAAGACTCACTAGGCAGATTGCTCAGACGGTTTCACCACTCTTAGGGGGGGATGTGATGGTAGTTGTGGAGGCTAGCCACACCTGTATGATCTCCAGAGGGATTGAGAAGTTTGGAAGTAGTACTGCAACTATTGCCGTACTGGGTCGATTTTCAACTGACCCTGCTGCCAGGGCAATGTTTTTGCAGAGTATTCCAAAGACTACATTGGGAGGTTGA
- the LOC123223774 gene encoding GTP cyclohydrolase 1-like isoform X1 yields the protein MGALDEGHFHVELENGVKLSGLELGFEQEPETRTIEDAVKILLQGLGEDVNREGLKKTPLRVAKALYEGTRGAYYRYSLYSGYRQNVKDIVQGALFPEVGLDNGIGHAGGVGGLVIVRDLDLFSYCESCLLPFQVKCHVGYVPSGQRVLGLSKLSRVADIFGKRLQDPQRLADEVCSALYHWIKPAGVAILLQCLHLHFPNLESAFQYTDHQGWVKAQVCSGTGVFEDQDADVWSDFLSLLRFRGVNVDKTDVKDYTEIGWCPSQALLTAKISSKLEPVNQGMVAAVTSILSSLGEDPSRQELLGTPSRFVKWLMNFQNTNLETKLNGFPCGRLDILKPTGELSCNMEHIHSELGLPFWSQCEHHLLPFYGVVHIGFFSSEGFSPIGKPLLQSVVHFYGFKLQVQERLTRQIAQTVSPLLGGDVMVVVEASHTCMISRGIEKFGSSTATIAVLGRFSTDPAARAMFLQSIPKTTLGG from the exons ATGGGTGCTTTGGATGAGGGGCATTTCCACGTGGAGCTTGAGAATGGGGTGAAACTGAGTGGCCTCGAGCTTGGTTTTGAGCAAGAACCTGAGACTCGCACTATTGAAGATGCTGTCAAAATTCTCCTGCAGGGCTTAGGTGAAGATGTCAATAGAGAAGGTCTCAAAAAGACCCCTCTTCGCGTCGCTAAGGCTCTCTATGAAGGAACAAGAGGTGCCTACTATCGTTATTCACTTTATTCTG GTTACAGACAAAATGTGAAAGACATTGTTCAAGGTGCTTTGTTCCCTGAAGTAGGTTTAGATAATGGAATTGGTCATGCAGGAGGAGTAGGTGGGCTTGTGATTGTTCGGGATCTTGACCTCTTTTCTTACTGTGAATCTTGTTTGCTTCCATTCCAAGTTAAGTGTCATGTTGGTTATGTGCCCTCTGGTCAACGGGTTCTGGGATTGAGCAAGCTCTCCAGAGTAGCTGATATCTTTGGAAAACGGCTCCAAGACCCACAGCGTCTTGCAGATGAAGTGTGTTCAGCTTTGTACCATTGGATCAAGCCAGCTGGTGTTGCTATCTTACTGCAATGCTTACACCTCCATTTCCCAAATCTGGAGTCAGCCTTTCAGTACACTGATCACCAAGGTTGGGTGAAGGCACAGGTTTGTTCAGGTACTGGTGTTTTTGAAGATCAAGATGCAGATGTTTGGAGTGATTTTTTGAGCCTCCTGAGATTCAGAGGAGTAAATGTGGATAAAACTGATGTGAAAGACTATACTGAAATAGGTTGGTGTCCATCCCAAGCTCTGTTAACTGCAAAAATTTCTTCTAAGCTAGAACCAGTCAACCAAGGAATGGTTGCTGCAGTTACTTCAATTCTCAGTTCTCTGGGGGAAGATCCATCAAGGCAAGAACTTTTAGGAACTCCTAGTCGTTTTGTGAAGTGGTTGATGAACTTTCAGAACACAAATCTGGAGACGAAGTTGAATGGTTTTCCTTGTGGGAGACTTGATATTCTTAAACCCACTGGAGAACTCAGTTGCAATATGGAGCATATACATTCTGAGCTTGGCTTACCATTTTGGTCTCAATGTGAGCATCATTTACTTCCTTTTTATGGCGTCGTACATATTGGGTTCTTCAGTTCCGAAGGATTTAGTCCAATTGGAAAACCCCTTTTACAGTCAGTAGTACATTTTTATGGTTTCAAACTTCAAGTACAGGAAAGACTCACTAGGCAGATTGCTCAGACGGTTTCACCACTCTTAGGGGGGGATGTGATGGTAGTTGTGGAGGCTAGCCACACCTGTATGATCTCCAGAGGGATTGAGAAGTTTGGAAGTAGTACTGCAACTATTGCCGTACTGGGTCGATTTTCAACTGACCCTGCTGCCAGGGCAATGTTTTTGCAGAGTATTCCAAAGACTACATTGGGAGGTTGA
- the LOC123224579 gene encoding cyclin-C1-2-like, which yields MAANFWTSSHYKLLWDQEKVDEVRSPDREKGITLEEFKLIKMQMANDISKLAQSVKVRQRVVATAVTYMRRFYMRKSMTEYDPHLVAPTCLYLASKAEESTVQARLLVFYIKKIYTDEKYRCEVKDILEMEMKILEALEYYLVVFHPYRSVVQLLQDCGMSDMNMIPFAWGLANDTYKMDLILVHPPHLIALACVFIASVYTEKDNTAWFEELRVDMNVVKNISMEILDFYENHRMISEDRINAAFSKLASKP from the exons ATGGCAGCTAATTTCTGGACATCCTCTCACTA TAAACTGCTCTGGGACCAGGAAAAGGTGGATGAGGTGCGCTCTCCTGACAGAGAGAAGGGAATCACTCTTGAAGAATTCAAGCTAATTAAGATGCAAATGGCAAATG aTATATCAAAATTGGCTCAAAGTGTAAAAGTGAGGCAGAG GGTAGTGGCCACTGCAGTTACATATATGAGGCGTTTTTACATGAG AAAGAGTATGACAGAATATGATCCACATCTTGTTGCTCCAACTTGTTTGTACTTGGCATCAAAAGCAGAAGAAAGCACAGTACAGGCCCGACTTCTAGTGTTTTAcatcaaaaaaatat ATACTGATGAAAAGTATAGATGTGAAGTCAAAGATATACTTGAAATGGAAATGAAGATTTTAGAAGCTCTTGAGTATTATTTAGTTGTATTCCATCCGTATCGTTCAGTTGTGCA GTTGTTGCAGGATTGTGGCATGAGTGACATGAATATGATTCCTTTTGCCTG GGGGCTTGCAAATGATACATACAAGATGGACCTTATACTTGTCCACCCTCCACATCTGATTGCTTTGGCTTGTGTATTCATTGCTAGTGTATATACAGAAAAAGATAACACTGCATGGTTTGAAGAGCTTCGTGTTGATATGAATGTG gtaaaaaatatttcaatggaGATATTAGATTTTTATGAAAACCACAGAATGATCTCAGAGGACAGGATAAATGCTGCCTTCAGCAAACTAGCTTCGAAGCCTTAA